A window of Chloracidobacterium sp. N contains these coding sequences:
- a CDS encoding integration host factor subunit beta, translating to MALVASVLQATRRNSKTLLNPADAHVQGRARLTMTKADLVEVVARAADLTKKDAEVVVEEVFAAIIESLNRGEKIELRGFGSFRIRQRNPRRGRNPKTGDAVDIPAKAVPYFKPGKELRELINQRMPSA from the coding sequence GTGGCTTTGGTAGCGTCTGTCCTGCAAGCTACAAGGCGGAATTCCAAAACGTTACTGAACCCTGCTGACGCCCACGTTCAAGGCAGAGCGAGGCTGACTATGACGAAAGCCGACCTGGTGGAAGTGGTGGCGCGGGCTGCCGACCTGACGAAAAAGGATGCCGAGGTCGTCGTTGAAGAGGTCTTTGCGGCGATCATCGAGTCCCTGAATCGCGGTGAAAAGATCGAATTGCGCGGTTTCGGCTCATTTCGTATCCGCCAGCGTAACCCACGCCGTGGGCGCAATCCCAAGACCGGCGACGCCGTGGACATCCCGGCCAAGGCGGTGCCCTATTTCAAGCCGGGCAAGGAGTTACGGGAACTCATCAACCAGCGGATGCCCTCGGCCTGA
- a CDS encoding PAS domain-containing protein encodes MREILEPIAHQLQNPPDLDRVLSAVVQRAAESVTAVCARLWLIRRGDVCQTCRWAEDCPDKRRCLHLKANFGIPVEAAYRRAPLIVLSGEQLARGGVVAWTPPPSAAAMLLDPRLADEQGVVSFIAHPLRVENRVLGLLAVFGARMFTAADFETCATQAAAASTAIRVAELVNRVQRADTTARDKSRELEQQSRLLTAILTHSTDRALLIEDLDGNILAFNEGARRAYGYGPEEVIGRATADKLHAPEDWRSGHVTKIYQQALEQGVYVGEIRRQHQDGHIFVEHTTLTTLRDEEGDPAGFLSLAPVGAEPARSAASEAVLVALEELATIRRPENIAAETLSQMCRLSAARAAALLTLEGSTLAVRAVHGEAAFVSGLAGRKWSLGDVPELFRALEQGQAEPLGASAGRLLTDAAAGGLVIPMLRQQVQAVAVLVAPQRTDTSPLLQLAKLAASFLKWQLLAEQIEVREHALVTEEAARRAELEQREQAYEQLAAAHQSALAKVTALETQVQHLLESVQVAADAQQAAEAQMAELASRLATAEAEQARLVEVCRQSEVLVEQSRQATAEALARCEILAAGQETALRERDLFRSRVELLEADLRQTRQRAERSTHQHAEALVHLHELEAALAARTQALETAEQALVELQERYEASYHQMAARVAQLEDLLGEAQQALSAHDAEAERLAAQVRELTDEVAAAHQARLDAQHAIEALRHDLDTTQQLLEEAVVRGQTAERTAAEIEERAATLLSEVIAVQEEQARLIKECEALEDALSTARAEADRQAQAVALFEAHIDALERSLATSEVSRAALVQQVETLLAERSVWRQTLDHLEARLAERQAGASAAGSTPSGASDGASVALPLAEAEVARLRETLAQREAENASLRQRLSLLQGTYRETVAVLQSRLDDLTKLNAITGAHRKLEDVLFEAAPPSATAPVVVVACDDADLRAQLATWCQQSGYQTSQVMDSDATLATLMLDPPQSIVLAGSPVHIGDTYRRIRRNPDWRTLPILVITPETFAGISASPSTLILDRQALSPPALQKALRRWSVG; translated from the coding sequence ATGCGCGAGATTCTCGAACCCATTGCCCATCAACTCCAGAATCCGCCGGACCTCGACCGTGTGTTGTCAGCGGTGGTGCAACGGGCCGCCGAGAGTGTGACAGCCGTGTGTGCGCGGCTGTGGCTGATTCGGCGCGGGGATGTGTGCCAGACCTGCCGCTGGGCGGAGGACTGTCCCGACAAGCGACGCTGCCTGCACCTGAAAGCCAACTTTGGAATTCCCGTGGAGGCGGCTTACCGGCGCGCGCCGCTCATCGTACTTTCCGGCGAGCAGTTGGCGCGCGGTGGCGTGGTGGCCTGGACGCCACCGCCTTCGGCCGCCGCGATGCTGCTTGACCCACGGCTAGCCGACGAGCAGGGGGTGGTGTCATTCATCGCCCATCCATTGCGCGTTGAAAACCGTGTGCTGGGACTGCTGGCCGTCTTCGGGGCGCGGATGTTTACGGCCGCAGACTTTGAAACCTGCGCGACCCAGGCGGCAGCGGCCTCGACGGCCATCCGGGTTGCCGAATTGGTCAACCGCGTACAACGGGCCGACACCACCGCGCGTGACAAATCCCGCGAGTTGGAGCAGCAGAGCCGCCTGCTGACCGCCATTCTCACCCACTCCACGGACCGCGCCCTGCTCATCGAGGACCTGGACGGCAACATTCTGGCGTTCAACGAAGGGGCGCGCCGCGCCTATGGCTACGGCCCCGAAGAGGTCATCGGACGCGCCACCGCCGACAAACTCCACGCGCCAGAGGACTGGCGCAGCGGCCACGTCACCAAAATTTACCAGCAGGCGCTGGAACAGGGGGTGTATGTTGGAGAAATCCGCCGGCAGCACCAAGATGGACACATCTTTGTCGAACACACGACGCTGACCACGCTCCGGGACGAGGAAGGCGATCCGGCCGGTTTCCTGTCCCTTGCGCCGGTCGGCGCCGAGCCGGCCCGGTCGGCCGCTTCGGAGGCCGTCCTGGTGGCGCTCGAAGAACTCGCCACGATTCGGCGACCGGAAAACATTGCAGCGGAAACCCTGTCGCAGATGTGCCGGTTGAGTGCGGCCCGGGCCGCTGCACTGCTGACCCTGGAAGGGAGCACCCTGGCGGTGCGCGCTGTCCACGGTGAGGCGGCTTTTGTGTCCGGGCTGGCTGGCCGGAAATGGTCTCTGGGGGATGTCCCGGAGCTGTTTCGCGCTCTGGAGCAGGGACAGGCCGAACCGCTCGGCGCCTCGGCCGGCCGGCTGTTGACCGATGCGGCGGCTGGCGGGCTGGTCATCCCGATGCTGCGGCAGCAGGTGCAGGCCGTTGCCGTGCTCGTCGCTCCGCAGCGGACGGACACCAGTCCGTTGCTCCAGTTGGCCAAACTGGCGGCGTCTTTCCTCAAGTGGCAGCTTCTGGCCGAGCAGATTGAAGTGCGTGAGCATGCCTTGGTCACGGAAGAAGCTGCCCGCCGTGCTGAGCTTGAACAGCGTGAACAGGCCTATGAACAGCTTGCCGCAGCACATCAGTCGGCGTTGGCCAAAGTGACGGCACTTGAAACCCAGGTGCAGCATCTTCTGGAGTCCGTACAGGTGGCGGCCGACGCCCAGCAGGCTGCCGAGGCGCAGATGGCCGAGCTGGCGTCGAGGCTGGCCACGGCGGAAGCCGAACAGGCGCGGTTGGTGGAAGTCTGTCGGCAGTCGGAAGTTCTGGTTGAGCAGTCCCGCCAGGCGACGGCTGAGGCGCTGGCGCGCTGTGAAATCCTGGCGGCCGGACAGGAAACGGCGCTTCGGGAGCGGGACCTTTTTCGGTCACGGGTGGAGTTGTTGGAAGCTGATTTACGCCAGACACGCCAGCGTGCCGAACGCTCCACGCACCAACACGCTGAAGCCCTGGTTCACCTTCATGAGCTGGAAGCGGCGCTGGCGGCCCGTACCCAAGCCCTTGAAACCGCCGAGCAGGCTTTGGTCGAGTTGCAGGAGCGGTATGAAGCGTCCTATCACCAGATGGCAGCGCGGGTTGCGCAGCTCGAAGACCTGCTGGGTGAAGCCCAGCAGGCACTGTCCGCCCACGACGCGGAAGCGGAACGCCTCGCCGCTCAGGTGCGCGAGTTGACGGATGAGGTCGCCGCTGCACATCAGGCACGCCTCGATGCCCAGCACGCCATCGAAGCCCTGCGCCACGACCTCGACACCACCCAGCAGTTGCTCGAAGAAGCCGTCGTGCGCGGTCAAACGGCCGAACGGACGGCAGCGGAGATTGAAGAACGGGCGGCGACGCTCCTTTCGGAAGTCATCGCTGTTCAGGAGGAACAGGCCCGGCTGATCAAGGAGTGTGAGGCGCTGGAAGATGCGCTGTCCACGGCCAGAGCTGAGGCCGACCGGCAAGCCCAGGCCGTGGCCCTTTTTGAAGCCCATATTGATGCGCTTGAACGCTCGCTGGCGACGAGTGAAGTGTCCCGCGCGGCGCTCGTACAGCAGGTGGAAACGCTGCTCGCCGAGCGGAGCGTGTGGCGGCAGACCCTCGATCATCTGGAAGCACGTCTGGCCGAACGCCAGGCCGGGGCATCAGCCGCCGGTTCCACTCCGTCCGGTGCCAGCGATGGCGCATCGGTGGCGCTGCCGCTGGCCGAAGCCGAGGTGGCGCGGCTGCGGGAAACGCTGGCACAGCGTGAGGCCGAGAATGCCTCGCTGCGCCAACGGCTGTCCCTGCTGCAGGGCACCTACCGGGAAACCGTCGCCGTGTTGCAGTCCCGCCTTGACGATCTCACCAAACTCAATGCCATCACCGGGGCGCACCGCAAACTTGAAGACGTGCTGTTTGAGGCCGCTCCACCGTCTGCAACCGCGCCGGTGGTGGTGGTGGCCTGTGACGACGCCGACCTGCGCGCCCAGTTGGCAACCTGGTGCCAACAGTCCGGCTACCAGACGAGTCAGGTCATGGACAGTGATGCCACGCTGGCGACACTGATGCTGGACCCGCCCCAGAGCATCGTGCTGGCCGGCAGTCCAGTCCACATTGGCGATACCTACCGCCGCATCCGCCGGAATCCCGACTGGCGTACCCTGCCGATTCTCGTCATTACGCCAGAGACCTTTGCCGGCATCTCGGCCTCCCCCTCGACGCTGATCCTTGACCGGCAGGCCCTTTCCCCACCGGCCCTTCAGAAGGCGCTCCGGCGGTGGTCCGTGGGGTAA
- the secD gene encoding protein translocase subunit SecD, producing the protein MRENVLQRALVILAVTLASLYVMLIGWRAPRLEDFKSFDQIKKNVATNIKLGLDLKGGSHLVMQVMVDEALKKMCDDNAEKAKAILENIGISVKEARSLSATQLAVTVNDAGRIAEARDKVLEDFGKSEWNATISGDTLTFTLSERVAQEYRRRAVEQAMLIIENRINAFGVAEPTLQRYGAEQSHQILLQLPGVDDPERVKKTLVLESNLELRPVDGTYRTYATLEEAKSAVGVRTDVEALPLDEREEDEATDEDGNPLPRRNRQPKPDAPTAYMVVSKTPVVVGRDLRDAFAASGTVDGDGDYRIIFKLKDEAAKKFGEWTGKNIGKGLAIVLNGRIKSAPTIRGQIRETGEITGNFTKASAEDLALVLRSGALPARIVYLEERTVGPSLGADSIRQGVAASIAGLVFILMFMVVYYRLSGVNAIISLILNLVMLLAAMAMFGAVLTLPGIAGVILTIGMAVDSNVLIFERIREELRAGKAVINAVELGFDKAFITILDTHVTTVVSSLILFVFGTGPIRGFAVTLLAGLLANIFTATFVSKTMFGYVLSRSERPTALSI; encoded by the coding sequence ATGCGCGAAAACGTTCTCCAGCGGGCCCTGGTCATCCTGGCGGTGACGCTGGCCTCCTTGTATGTCATGCTCATCGGCTGGCGCGCCCCACGCCTTGAAGATTTCAAATCCTTTGACCAGATCAAGAAAAACGTCGCCACAAACATCAAGCTGGGGCTTGACCTCAAGGGCGGTTCACACCTCGTCATGCAGGTCATGGTGGACGAAGCCCTCAAGAAGATGTGTGACGACAATGCCGAAAAAGCCAAGGCTATTCTGGAAAACATCGGTATTTCGGTCAAGGAAGCCAGGAGCCTGTCGGCAACCCAGCTTGCCGTTACCGTCAATGACGCCGGGCGCATCGCAGAAGCGCGGGACAAGGTACTGGAAGATTTCGGCAAGTCGGAATGGAACGCAACTATCAGTGGGGACACACTGACCTTTACACTCAGCGAGCGGGTCGCCCAGGAGTATCGGCGGCGGGCGGTTGAGCAGGCAATGCTCATCATTGAAAACCGCATCAATGCCTTTGGCGTGGCCGAGCCCACCCTGCAGCGGTATGGCGCGGAACAAAGCCATCAGATTCTGCTCCAGTTGCCAGGCGTGGATGATCCTGAGCGCGTCAAGAAGACGCTGGTGCTGGAGTCCAACCTGGAGCTGCGTCCGGTGGATGGCACCTACCGGACCTATGCCACCCTGGAAGAAGCCAAGTCGGCCGTGGGCGTTCGGACGGACGTGGAAGCCCTGCCCCTCGATGAGCGCGAGGAAGACGAAGCCACTGATGAAGATGGAAACCCGTTACCGCGGCGGAATCGGCAGCCCAAGCCCGATGCCCCCACGGCCTACATGGTCGTTTCCAAAACACCAGTCGTGGTGGGGCGTGACCTGCGCGATGCGTTTGCCGCTTCAGGCACTGTGGATGGTGATGGCGATTACCGCATCATCTTCAAGCTCAAGGACGAAGCAGCAAAGAAATTTGGGGAATGGACCGGAAAAAACATTGGCAAGGGCCTGGCCATCGTCCTGAACGGCCGCATCAAGTCGGCGCCGACGATTCGGGGGCAGATTCGGGAAACCGGTGAAATCACAGGCAACTTCACCAAGGCTTCGGCCGAGGATTTGGCCCTCGTCCTGCGTTCCGGGGCCCTGCCGGCCCGCATCGTGTATCTGGAAGAGCGTACGGTTGGACCTTCCCTGGGCGCGGATTCGATCCGCCAGGGTGTGGCGGCTTCCATTGCCGGTCTGGTATTCATCCTGATGTTCATGGTCGTGTACTACCGTCTGTCCGGTGTCAACGCCATCATCTCACTCATTCTCAACCTGGTGATGCTGCTGGCGGCGATGGCCATGTTCGGTGCGGTACTCACCTTGCCGGGCATTGCCGGCGTCATTCTGACCATCGGGATGGCCGTGGACTCAAATGTGCTCATCTTTGAGCGCATCCGTGAGGAACTGCGGGCTGGCAAAGCCGTCATCAATGCCGTTGAGCTTGGCTTCGACAAAGCCTTCATCACCATTCTGGATACCCACGTCACGACGGTCGTCTCGTCCCTGATTCTGTTCGTGTTTGGCACGGGACCCATTCGCGGTTTTGCCGTCACACTTCTGGCTGGACTCCTGGCCAATATCTTCACCGCCACCTTCGTGTCAAAAACGATGTTTGGCTATGTGCTGTCGCGTTCTGAACGTCCGACGGCGCTCAGTATCTAG
- a CDS encoding HIT domain-containing protein, which produces MDVLWSPWRYRYIAGLDRQPEHPAEAATTCPFCRIPAEKRDAENFVLYRGRHNFVLLNIHPYINGHVMVVPYAHVGRLSVLPTEAGYEMFDLTRYLTEILTQEYRAMGCNVGMNLGQAAGAGIADHLHMHVMPRWFGDVNFVTTIGETRVLPEELSTTYARLHPYFAKLEENGLPPGSPAST; this is translated from the coding sequence GTGGACGTGCTGTGGAGTCCGTGGCGTTACCGCTACATTGCGGGCCTTGATCGCCAGCCGGAACATCCGGCCGAGGCGGCCACGACGTGCCCTTTCTGTCGGATTCCGGCGGAAAAGCGGGATGCCGAAAACTTTGTCCTCTACCGCGGACGCCACAACTTTGTCCTGCTCAACATCCATCCCTACATCAACGGCCACGTTATGGTCGTTCCCTATGCGCATGTCGGGAGGTTGTCGGTGCTCCCGACCGAGGCGGGGTATGAAATGTTCGATCTGACCCGCTACCTGACGGAAATCCTGACTCAGGAGTACCGTGCCATGGGGTGCAATGTTGGCATGAATCTGGGACAGGCCGCTGGCGCTGGCATTGCCGACCATCTGCACATGCACGTCATGCCGCGCTGGTTCGGGGATGTGAATTTCGTGACGACCATTGGGGAAACGCGGGTGCTGCCGGAGGAGCTGTCCACGACCTATGCCCGCCTGCATCCCTACTTTGCCAAGCTGGAGGAGAACGGGCTGCCACCGGGCAGCCCCGCCTCCACATGA
- the pnp gene encoding polyribonucleotide nucleotidyltransferase produces the protein MYIRQTIPVGGRELSIETGKIAKQADGAVVVTCGETVVLVTAVANREPSSRGFFPLTVDYREYGYASGRIPGGYFKREGRPTEREIVTSRLIDRPLRPLFTEGFDSETQIIALVMSADKHNDPDVLAITGASAALYISDIPFETPIAGVRVGLVDGKLVINPTYQEMRASSLNLTVAGSEEAIVMVEAGAKEVSEEVMVEALLFGHSEIKRLCAMQRELRARVGKPKRPVTPVTLDEAILQSITADYTDRLRAALDVRGRDKLTSYAEVDALEKEVIERYPADAPDQRAMARRVFEYLKEKIFREDILLNRRRPDGRKFSEIRPIEIEVGVLPRAHGSALFTRGETQAIVTATLGTSQDVQYLDDLEAGEVKRDFMLNYNFLPFSVGETGRMGSPGRREVGHGALAHRALQAVLPADDFPYVTRIVSDITESNGSSSMATVCGGTLALMDAGVPIKAPVAGVAMGLVMDDKRYAVLTDIAGAEDHYGDMDFKVAGTRHGITALQMDIKVKGLNAQILADALQQAKQGRLYILEKMQAVLPAPRPQINPLAPRILTLNIPVAKIRDVIGSGGKVVRGIVEKTGCKIDIEDSGRVIIAASDQEAGQRARAMIEAIIEEAEPGKTYLGTVTRIAEFGAFVEIFPGTEGLLHISEIANYRVRSVADELKEGQQLMVKCLSTDPSGKIRLSRRALLEETPAGNGDTERSTPPERSGSPERDSERRSRRR, from the coding sequence ATGTATATCAGGCAAACGATTCCAGTTGGCGGGCGCGAGCTGTCCATCGAAACCGGAAAAATTGCAAAGCAGGCCGATGGGGCCGTGGTGGTGACCTGTGGCGAAACGGTCGTGCTCGTCACGGCTGTGGCGAACAGGGAGCCGAGTTCGCGGGGCTTCTTCCCGCTGACGGTGGATTACCGGGAATATGGCTACGCTTCCGGGCGCATTCCGGGGGGCTATTTCAAACGCGAAGGACGCCCCACCGAACGCGAAATTGTCACGTCCCGGCTCATTGACCGTCCGCTCCGTCCGCTGTTTACCGAGGGCTTCGACAGCGAAACCCAGATCATCGCCCTGGTGATGTCCGCCGACAAGCACAACGACCCGGACGTGCTGGCCATTACCGGAGCCTCGGCGGCGCTCTACATTTCCGATATTCCGTTTGAAACGCCCATTGCCGGTGTCCGGGTGGGGTTGGTGGATGGCAAGCTGGTCATCAATCCGACGTACCAGGAAATGCGGGCGTCCAGCCTGAACCTGACCGTGGCCGGCAGTGAAGAGGCCATCGTGATGGTCGAGGCCGGAGCCAAAGAGGTCAGTGAAGAAGTCATGGTCGAGGCGCTGCTTTTCGGGCACAGCGAGATCAAGCGGCTGTGTGCCATGCAGCGCGAACTGCGCGCCAGGGTCGGCAAGCCGAAGCGTCCGGTCACGCCCGTGACCCTGGATGAAGCCATCCTGCAGTCCATCACAGCAGATTATACCGACCGGCTCCGGGCGGCGCTCGACGTGCGCGGACGCGACAAACTGACGAGCTATGCCGAAGTGGATGCCCTCGAAAAGGAGGTCATCGAACGCTACCCGGCAGACGCGCCCGACCAGCGCGCCATGGCGCGGCGCGTGTTTGAGTACCTGAAGGAAAAAATCTTTCGGGAGGACATCCTGCTCAACCGCCGGCGTCCCGACGGGCGCAAGTTTTCGGAAATCCGGCCCATCGAGATTGAAGTGGGGGTACTGCCCCGGGCGCACGGGAGCGCCCTGTTTACCCGTGGCGAAACCCAGGCCATTGTCACGGCCACCCTGGGCACAAGCCAGGATGTGCAGTATCTGGACGATCTGGAAGCCGGCGAAGTCAAGCGGGACTTCATGCTCAACTACAATTTTCTCCCGTTCAGCGTGGGTGAAACTGGGCGGATGGGCAGCCCCGGACGGCGGGAAGTCGGTCACGGCGCGCTGGCGCACCGGGCCCTGCAGGCTGTCCTGCCAGCGGATGATTTCCCCTATGTGACGCGCATCGTCTCCGACATCACGGAGTCCAACGGGTCCTCTTCCATGGCCACGGTGTGTGGCGGCACGCTGGCCCTGATGGATGCCGGTGTGCCCATCAAGGCGCCCGTCGCCGGTGTCGCCATGGGACTGGTGATGGACGACAAACGCTATGCCGTGCTGACGGACATCGCCGGCGCCGAAGACCACTATGGCGACATGGACTTCAAGGTAGCCGGGACGCGCCACGGTATCACGGCACTTCAGATGGACATCAAGGTGAAAGGGCTGAATGCCCAAATCCTGGCCGATGCGCTCCAGCAGGCCAAACAGGGCCGGCTCTACATTCTGGAGAAAATGCAGGCGGTGCTGCCGGCCCCACGTCCGCAGATCAATCCGCTGGCGCCACGGATTCTGACCCTGAACATTCCCGTGGCCAAGATTCGGGATGTCATCGGCAGCGGTGGCAAAGTCGTGCGCGGCATCGTCGAGAAGACCGGTTGCAAGATAGACATCGAGGATTCCGGGCGAGTCATCATTGCCGCTTCCGACCAGGAAGCCGGCCAGCGCGCCCGGGCCATGATCGAGGCCATCATCGAGGAGGCGGAACCCGGCAAAACCTACCTTGGCACGGTTACACGTATTGCCGAGTTTGGCGCTTTCGTCGAAATTTTCCCCGGCACGGAAGGGCTGCTGCACATTTCGGAAATCGCCAACTACCGCGTCCGGTCGGTGGCGGACGAACTCAAGGAAGGGCAGCAGTTGATGGTCAAGTGCCTGAGCACGGACCCCAGCGGCAAGATTCGCCTCAGTCGGCGGGCCCTGCTCGAAGAAACGCCTGCCGGCAATGGGGACACGGAGCGTTCCACACCGCCGGAACGGTCGGGTTCACCCGAGCGGGACAGCGAGCGCCGTTCCCGCCGCCGCTGA